The following coding sequences are from one Rhipicephalus microplus isolate Deutch F79 chromosome 3, USDA_Rmic, whole genome shotgun sequence window:
- the LOC142803821 gene encoding uncharacterized protein LOC142803821 — MEGGDGASEDGSGDVPWTARDQADHDFKMARERSRQMELELELAKLRPASPSGSVSDAGRTFERCSNTEWRKYAKLLVGAFPKFPADAEVPIWFESVEHTLEAYEVPRSYWGQIVFPLVAERIEYLSTRLTPAQHRDYETVKEVVLDELKLSPLEYQKKFTGARKRKTETWKSFTTRLGSYLNFYVASRDVSTFTELLELLVVDQLKTVLSEEALKYLRLREGAAWYKSTEIARLLHTFEDANGSAEAQKGQPRNASSKGVEKTTDQQSSSPSGPSQGSNTRPKGSYNSARQPRKTGCFECGSNTHIRLNCPHYLERVAPNPSASEGNDKLTARVCLDKVTPADRLWKVTLNCKDKTLNAIVDTGAEITVVQESVVPEEFIQAHGRVSLRAAFGERVEAKLVELPLTLKQGQPVFAEVSQATPVLCAVTDKLNVSECLLWASDWTALQQSQCDYDKQDMTLSPQNFSDEREAAAKLDGRVVEQSRPTLDYPRSAEGSVLQPSEVERTREEEVVTAVAVEEGESGPEGERNAREKTPHTAENEASCVSQSGASGERGDFEALREEQQSDETLGRAWRDAAEGRGGMLVIDGLLYHREQVLGQPIKQLVLPITRRADVLSLAHESYWGGHLGFRKTKARIKLSFFWPGIEKDVRDYCNCCHSCQIRADRRQTDRVPIAPLVRPRYPFQKVNIDVIGPIEPPTTRGHRYALCMIDLCTRWPEVICLKSLTAKATCDAMLEIFSRSGIPEVVCSDCGTNFTAALTREFLTRLGCSPRFSTPEHPESNGAVERWNRVFKNMLFHVISEQGRQWDKFVPLLLWAYREVPHDTTGVSPFQMMYGRKPVGPLAILQRAWTGEQEMPATVADKPAEYMRKLKQQLEIAAEAANVTATKQQRAYATQYNLRAKEKEFQLGEQVLVFDSNRSGKMQPKWVGPCRITGKYRQHSYYLETPAGKRMLVHANHLRPYTCRVAGIGVIFHDDHEFGEVEYVPRPVSSHDRASILSAGSLAHLQPHERVLVREVFERHAALFSREVGIAQVGEHKIRLMQGATPKRSRPYRMPVALKDEVSKQIAELLELGLIYRCESPFAHPLVCVPKKDGTVRLCVDYRSLNAITEPDAFPMGFPQELIMNVGRASYITLIDLRRGYWQVPLAEGSQRLTAFVSHLGQFAWRVMPFGLRNADPLSAKYEPAVSTP, encoded by the coding sequence ATGGAGGGTGGCGATGGGGCGAGTGAGGATGGGAGTGGTGACGTCCCTTGGACGGCACGAGACCAAGCAGATCATGATTTTAAGATGGCTCGCGAACGAAGCCGGCAAATGGAGTTGGAGTTAGAGCTCGCTAAATTACGTCCGGCAAGCCCATCGGGTAGCGTGAGTGATGCTGGCAGAACATTTGAGCGCTGCTCCAACACTGAGTGGCGCAAATACGCCAAATTGTTAGTGGGTGCCTTCCCGAAATTTCCCGCAGACGCGGAGGTCCCAATTTGGTTCGAGTCAGTGGAGCACACTCTGGAGGCATATGAGGTACCTCGAAGTTATTGGGGACAAATAGTCTTCCCACTCGTGGCTGAGCGCATAGAGTATTTGTCAACTCGGCTCACACCCGCCCAACATCGGGACTATGAGACCGTGAAGGAAGTAGTGCTTGATGAACTGAAGCTGTCTCCTTTAGAATACCAAAAGAAATTCACAGGGGCACGTAAACGAAAAACAGAGACGTGGAAAAGTTTTACAACAAGATTGGGCAGCTACTTAAATTTTTATGTGGCGTCAAGAGACGTGTCCACCTTCACGGAGCTTTTGGAACTACTGGTAGTGGACCAATTGAAGACCGTGTTGTCTGAAGAGGCATTAAAATACTTGAGGTTACGTGAGGGGGCAGCGTGGTACAAAAGCACAGAAATTGCAAGGCTCTTGCACACCTTTGAAGACGCGAACGGCAGTGCGGAAGCGCAGAAAGGACAGCCGCGTAACGCCAGCAGCAAAGGGGTAGAAAAGACGACCGACCAACAGAGTAGCAGCCCATCGGGCCCGAGTCAGGGTTCGAACACGAGACCGAAGGGTTCCTATAATTCAGCTAGGCAACCAAGGAAAACGGGATGTTTTGAGTGTGGATCGAACACACATATTAGACTCAACTGCCCGCACTACCTTGAAAGGGTGGCGCCGAATCCTAGCGCTTCGGAGGGAAATGATAAACTCACTGCTCGAGTCTGCCTAGATAAGGTAACGCCGGCCGACCGCTTGTGGAAGGTAACTCTGAATTGCAAAGATAAAACTTTGAATGCAATAGTAGACACGGGCGCCGAGATTACGGTAGTGCAGGAAAGCGTGGTCCCTGAAGAATTTATCCAGGCCCATGGCCGCGTAAGCCTCCGGGCAGCATTTGGTGAACGAGTCGAGGCCAAACTAGTAGAGCTCCCGCTAACGCTGAAACAGGGGCAACCGGTGTTCGCCGAAGTTTCACAGGCCACACCGGTCTTGTGTGCGGTCACAGATAAACTAAACGTGAGTGAATGCCTGCTCTGGGCGAGCGATTGGACCGCGTTGCAGCAGAGCCAGTGTGATTACGACAAACAGGACATGACACTATCCCCCCAAAACTTCTCCGACGAGCGAGAGGCGGCCGCAAAACTAGATGGGAGAGTAGTAGAGCAGAGTAGACCGACTCTGGATTATCCGCGGTCAGCGGAGGGAAGCGTACTACAGCCCAGCGAGGTCGAACGCACACGGGAGGAAGAAGTGGTTACAGCCGTGGCGGTAGAGGAGGGAGAATCGGGGCCGGAAGGAGAGCGTAACGCTAGAGAGAAAACACCACACACCGCCGAGAACGAGGCAAGTTGCGTGTCGCAAAGTGGCGCTAGTGGCGAGAGGGGCGATTTCGAGGCGTTGCGTGAGGAACAACAGAGTGACGAAACGTTGGGCCGGGCATGGAGAGACGCCGCGGAAGGGCGAGGTGGAATGCTTGTGATTGATGGGTTGCTGTATCACCGAGAACAGGTATTGGGTCAACCGATCAAGCAGTTAGTTTTGCCGATCACCCGGCGGgctgatgtgctcagcctggCGCATGAGTCGTATTGGGGCGGACACCTGGGGTTTCGTAAGACGAAAGCGAGAATTAAACTTAGTTTTTTTTGGCCAGGTATAGAAAAGGACGTCCGAGACTACTGCAATTGTTGTCACTCGTGCCAGATCAGGGCTGAcaggaggcagacagacagagttcCCATAGCGCCCCTCGTAAGGCCCCGATACCCCTTTCAGAAAGTCAATATCGACGTCATAGGACCAATTGAGCCGCCGACAACTCGCGGCCACCGCTACGCGTTGTGCATGATAGATCTCTGCACCCGCTGGCCCGAGGTCATATGTCTCAAATCATTGACAGCTAAAGCTACCTGCGACGCAATGTTGGAAATTTTCAGCCGCAGCGGTATACCAGAGGTAGTATGTTCAGATTGCGGGACCAATTTCACCGCCGCGCTGACCCGCGAATTCCTGACGCGCCTCGGCTGTTCCCCTCGGTTTTCGACACCGGAGCACCCGGAAAGCAACGGGGCGGTCGAACGGTGGAACAGAGTGTTCAAAAACATGCTATTCCATGTGATATCTGAACAGGGGCGACAATGGGACAAGTTCGTGCCACTTCTACTGTGGGCATATAGAGAAGTTCCTCACGACACTACGGGCGTGTCCCCGTTCCAGATGATGTACGGCAGAAAACCCGTCGGTCCGCTCGCGATCCTACAGAGGGCTTGGACGGGAGAACAGGAAATGCCCGCGACAGTGGCAGACAAGCCGGCGGAGTATATGCGAAAACTGAAGCAACAGTTGGAGATAGCCGCGGAAGCTGCTAACGTGACCGCAACTAAACAACAGAGGGCGTACGCGACGCAATACAACCTTCGTGCGAAAGAAAAGGAGTTTCAACTTGGGGAGCAGGTGCTTGTTTTTGATAGCAACCGTTCCGGTAAGATGCAACCGAAATGGGTAGGTCCGTGCAGGATCACAGGAAAGTACCGCCAACACTCCTATTACTTAGAGACGCCGGCGGGTAAGCGTATGCTAGTGCATGCCAACCACCTGCGCCCGTACACGTGCCGGGTCGCTGGCATTGGTGTCATATTCCATGACGACCACGAGTTCGGGGAGGTGGAATACGTGCCGCGTCCTGTCTCCTCGCACGACAGAGCATCTATCCTATCGGCGGGTAGCTTGGCTCATTTGCAGCCCCATGAGAGAGTGTTAGTACGGGAGGTGTTTGAACGCCATGCGGCCTTATTTAGCAGAGAAGTGGGGATCGCGCAAGTCGGCGAACATAAGATAAGGCTTATGCAAGGGGCTACGCCGAAACGTAGCCGCCCTTACCGCATGCCAGTGGCCTTGAAGGACGAGGTTTCAAAACAGATAGCGGAACTGCTCGAGCTTGGTTTAATATACCGGTGCGAAAGTCCATTTGCTCACCCCCTTGTGTGCGTcccaaagaaagatggcacggtgCGCCTGTGTGTCGATTACCGAAGCTTAAATGCCATAACCGAACCAGACGCATTCCCGATGGGATTCCCGCAAGAACTGATTATGAATGTAGGTCGGGCTAGTTATATAACTCTCATTGATCTCCGacgaggctactggcaagttcccttAGCGGAGGGTTCACAGCGCTTGACTGCGTTCGTGTCGCACCTAGGCCAGTTTGCTTGgagggtaatgccgtttgggctcagGAATGCGGACCCGCTTTCAGCGAAGTATGAACCAGCTGTTAGCACCCCATGA